From the Danaus plexippus chromosome 9 unlocalized genomic scaffold, MEX_DaPlex mxdp_24, whole genome shotgun sequence genome, the window ACTTCTGAGACTTCGCGAATATTCTATACACGATTGAAAAATGAATAATGCCGACGTCTATAAATTTATGGTCTACAAAAAATTCCTCgctctatattaattatataatctgtttttaCTTTTAGTATAATTTCTGTCAGACAATTTCAATTACcgccatgtttttattttgacaataGACGTATTCTAATGTCACAGATTCTCACTATTGTACGGttacatatatacagataatatatagaaacaaaCGCGTGTTCAAAAACGTCGAGACAGAACAAAGTGtcttatcaaattttaaatcgGAACGTGTGAACTCGGAGCGAgacttattataaagtaatatagcATTCaagcaattattaaataatagaataatactTCAAGAGATTTCACTTTGTACTTTTAGCGTTTTAGATTTGACAATTGTTTAAACACAACCAATATTATAGCGGCCCTGTCGACAATTTTATCGGTATgagcacattttttttttggtaagcCATGAAACTAAGTCGCCGCCTGCGGAGTGAAAGGGGCGTAGGGGTTGGGCCACCAAGAGCCCCCTCAACCTCGTTTTACTACACAACACGGCCAAGAACTCTGTCACGTGGTTgacctataataaatatattcaagggaattattaatttcctatatttattatcttgaaTACCAATAGAGGGTATTTAACAAGAAAAGAACTATCCGTACCTTCAAtacaaaatagattttaataaaaacacacaaTTATGactagatgtttttttttattcatatgtaagttaaaattaataacctgAGAGTGGTAATCGCGATTAAactatagaatattatatttaaacaaacgtACGAAATATACGGAGGTAGATTTTTAAACGTAATACAATGTtccctaaaataaaatatttaggtttactgaatatatatatatatatatttaaagagcgttgaatatttaatttttttcgacTGACAAGTTGTTTAATCCGAAATTTCTTCTTATTTAGGACTACCCAcacttattgaaataataatttcaataaatactgCCAAACGTAATTTAACATAACCTCTATAATTACACTGTACGAAATAATCAATCTGTCTTATGTGAGACGATTTATGTAGATCCCTGCATATGTATTACATGTACGTAACTAACCCAAAGCGATGTGCTCTGTGACGAGTTTCTTAAGAATAATGAAGCATACAATCAAACGACAGAAAATTTAGTTACGATGATATCTCAGCTATATAATTCCGCTGTCGCGTCTTTCATGAAAACTTACCACTATTCCTTGCATGTTAGATATTGTGGGGTCTAGAAAATCCTTGTCATTCAAGAGCAATTTaactaagttttttattattttacatgagcactaaattttttaattctgttttctGTTGATCCTTATGACGTGTATGTTTACGCCATGTCAGCAAGAAATTGATAGCAAAGACTAATATTGCATGTTTAAaacctataaataatttgctaTAATTTCCCTATATCGGCGATGACGGTAGTTGATACTAATCCTTGTgcacttaataaaaatttgcattGTCGAACTAAATACGAAGCCTTTCCAGTTTTTCagccataaatatatttttaattcgtcTGGATAGTGCTTGATTATAATTCTACCCGTTGGAATGTGGAAATGAAGTCGTAGGTGGTGAAGATCTATGAATAAAAGTCTAGAAATGCTCAGAATCTAGTTTGACAATTTAAACGTCTAGTAAGTGTTCTAAGCAAAAGTTAGTCCAACTCGATTGCTAGACAgagatagaaaatataaatgtctcaCCTCAACAGGCATGTCAGCTGGACGTCGTTTTGGTACCGCGCGAGTGCGGACGCTCCTTCAACCCTAACCGCGTTAACTTTGTCCCTCAAGGCGGTCCCGCAGCCTGAACAGCGCTCCTTCAGGATGGACAGGATGTTGGGCTGACGGAGGAATGCTACCACCTAAGAAGATTTTCCAGATCAATAGGAAATATACTCTAAATCAATAGGTTTATAGTGACTTTTGACctgtcaaataatattaccaGCACACAACCACTCAAGGACAAATTCCAGATTGAAGCAGTTCCGaacttttaaatgatattgatGGGTCATTTGAAATGGTCAGtctatgacaaaaatataaggcTAGGTATTTAGGTAATAACAACTTGgtagtatattatatgtttttaacagtcatgtgtgtatataaaaataacatactaGAAGTAAGTAAAATATGTCAGAACTGATAAAGAATTACATGGACTCATACTAACTGCACTGAATTCTTCTAATCAGAAAGTACAGATAATAGATATTTTGCCTTGGTTCTATTTGATTCACTGAAAATGTCTTTGTAAGTCCTAAATTATGATAAGCAAGGACTTTTATGTATTACAAACAAGAAATACCAAAAATTCACATCAACATGTCccatctaataaaataaaatatagataaaatctAAATCTATATTGGCTAtgcaataaatgaaaaatacacGATCTAACATATCTTAAACCGTCCAAATACCTTATCATTGTATGCTATGGGTATCTCTTGCTGAGAGTTCTGTAAGTACGAGTCGGCTGTGGATATCGGAGGTCTCGGCGGCGGAGTGGGAGCCTGTGTAAGgaaatttattctaaataaacgACTagatatactataaaaatatacaaatactaTTCTACATTTCTAatgattaagaaaaaataacaaaacaacaacTAATGCTATAAAGACCATCACGTGCAAAACATAGACCATGctgcaataaatatatgagtaTTCAAGCGCTACACTCCGTATGAAGAAAGAATAACTTGTTTGTTAGTTTCGCTAAGACCTGAGGCGATTCTGACaacaatattgtaattttgtgcTCGAATACAAAGACGTGTGCATGAATTTGTTATCAGGCGACAAAAAGTTCACGGGTCTCAAGTAAGCTAGTCTCAAAAAAACGGTCTCAAAAAACTAGTCTCTAATAAGCTGAACGTCTTAGTGATGTAAGCTATGGTGAACCAACATCGACCGTCACCTGGTCGGTCATAATGGGCCTCCGCCTCGGAGGCAGCAGCGGAGAGAACGGTCCCGCGGTCGGAGCCCGAGGCAGGCGGGGGTCCACGAATGTGGTGCGACGCATCACGTGGTCCACGAAGAAACGCTATCGTACGGAATTGTTAGTCACGTGACTGGATCGTATTAGTAGGGGATACGGACCCAGTTTGGTGGTGTATTAGTCGATCGAGTTAGTACAGAAATGAGAATGAAGGGTTATGTGTAAGGGGAGTGATAGTATATAGAGTATGTGTGGTGTCACCTTCCCGTTCCTGTCGAGCTTGGAGTCCCATCCTAAGGGCAACTCCCTGTCGGTTTCACTGAACATGTTGACCAGAGCTACGAGATCGCGGTTGTGTTGATAACGCTCGAAGGAGCTGGTGTCCCGACGGATCTTAGATATCATGTGTTTGAGAGTGGAGTTACAGTTGTATAGAGATGACGCTTCctgtaatagaaaaaatatatatatttaaaaaaatactttatttataaatattggttACTCGATGCTATATGGAGGGTAATTTTTGTCATTGGACAGCACCATAGTAAATGTACATCCCTACAATGATACATACAATACATATCtgtctctctctctttctctctttatttccattttcaaTCTCATTCTCACATCTCATTCTCACATTTCATGCATCCAGCCTGATCACTTTTCATAACGCTTCATCAGCTTATTTCCCAAAGCAGGCGTGCCTAAAGAGgctttacttaaaaaatattgaatggaTACATTTTAGAGGAATAACACTTTAACTCACCAGGTTCATATGCAATATGGAGTAGAAGTCAGGTCGTGCGAGGAACTCGGCGGCGGGATGTGGGGCGTGAGGCGCGGCGGGCGCGTTGGACGTCCCCGCGGGGGGCTCTTCCTCCTCAGGCGGCGCCCTCGTCAACGTGCGACGAATAGATTGATATCTGGAAGACAGAATGTTTGGCTCAAACAATGTACTTCTTAAAATCTAACAATGACTAGAACTGTACGAGACTACTTGCGATAAAaggtaattgaaaaaaaaacaaaggatTGGTCGTGGTTAGATGATGCGACTTTCATaactaaagatattaaaatgattcatattcatttattaaaaaaaaatataaacaaaaaaatatatgaaaaaaaagcaGGTGACGTGATTTTAATTCGTTACGAGTTTTAACGGATTCTATCTTACGGTTTACCTCCTATCTAACTGGCGCCTCTGTACTTCTGGTTCAGGCGAACGCGCTGCGCCGTTGGCAGCCGGCCTCTGCCACGTTGTTGTGCGATTTATATGATCAATATAGAAGACACGTCCGTGGCTGTCCATACGAGCCTCCCAACCTAAtcataattagaaaaaatatatatgcaagccaaaacaaagaatcattctaagatataaaaaaatacagcgCCAGTAACAgtttttcaaaaatgtttataataataattcaggCCATTAATTAATCGTAACAGAACAACCTTGCTTATTATGTGGGCGTAATTCTCAGGAGCAAAAATTAACTAAGTACGAATGTTAACTACCATATTAAGCATGACTAGAGCtacattataagaaaatattacttaccaGGTGGCAAAGGTTCTTCGCATTCAATGATTCCTCCAATCATGTTAGCCGGGAAATCTCCTGTCAAGGCCATTTGCCTGGACGCTCTCTCGGGTATGGAGGGTAGTCTTATCCCAGCCATATGCCGCAACGGTGTCGGCGATGCTACCGCGTTTTCATTATCATCAGTGTCGTCCACGGCTTGCGGTCTCCGCAAAACCACATCATCAGGTGGTCCAGCGTGAACGATAGTGAAATGGTTGCTATTAACGAACTCTAAGTTAGGCGATCTAATCTCCGATGTTCTTAATTCATTTGTGAATTCTACCATTTCAAAGTTTTCACAGTTCTGTATAGGTGGTGGGTGTAGATCTGGTGGCGGCAACGGCCGCGTTCTTCTCGCGTGATGAGTCGGTGTCGGTGGACATTGTGGAACGGTCGTATTTGCTAGCGCAGCTACTCTGGATAAGACTCTCGGGTGAGGCCTCATAGGACTGTCTGGGACATCCTTCGATGGTACCGATTTGTGAGGGGAATGTTTGGTATTGTTTTCACATCCgagattttttaacaaatgacGTGGTAAACTTGAGTGTTTAGGAGTGGAACTGTCACACGAATATTTTCGATTCATCAGCAATGTCCCAACATTTGGTATCGTCTTTCCGCCTTCTTCTATGGGAGAGCTAGAAGGGGATGAATTACAGGAACTGGGTGCGGTGTGGATTTCTTGCTCTCCTTCCCGACTACTCCCATCAATATGAGACGAGTTCAAAAATGCTGTCATCATGGTCGGCGTAGCTCGCCCCGAATTTTGTCTTGTGAGGGGCTTGTGACCTTTTACTACAGAAATTTCCTTTTCTTCGACCTGATGTCTATTATCGTCTTCGAAATCTACACGattacatatttcatttaagaatGTATGTTGTGCCTTCTCATCAGATTTTGCGTGATTAGGCGTCAAATGAAAATCACCTTCAACATTTTTCTCTTTTCTGGCGAAAGttgttgtaatataattgtcaGGAcctatatcttttataaacacaatGTTGCTTTTACCAACATTTTGCGTGCTATCAGGTACATCGACTGACTTCTTATCCTCTACaaatttagataatttaatgGAAGATATAGTTGAGTCACATAAGCTACCTTCAGTCTCAGGAGTTGCTAGAGGTGCAACATTTTGACATCCTCTTAAAAAAGTTGTGGTTGAAGAAATGGGAGCTTGAACGCCTGAATAAAATTCTCCaggtttaaaatcattaatatctCCGTGCAAAGCTGCGGAATTGGCAATGTTATTATCCGTAAAAAATTGTTCATCAGTGTCTATCAGCTCAAAAGTAAACGCATCTTCTGgctttgttaactttttagGTTTCCTATGCCTCTGAACAATCGGAGGTAAAGCGTGCATTCTTTCTAGAGGTTTATGTGATTGTCTAGGTGGTAAGGGCGGAACTGGAGATTTTTGAGCATCATTTGGCACATTCGCACCTTCCACATCATAAACAAACTTCATAATTTTGCAAGGATTCTGCGGTGAccataacttataatattcagtTCCATCGGGGGATGTCGGAGATTCTAACCCGATAttcatattagtttttttcttgACACCATTCAAAACTTGTCCACCACCAGTATCGACAGGAGGAGGACATTTCTTTTTGACACCAGATGACGTTGGTTTGCAGTCCAAAATATTGGGACATTCACTAGGAGATTCAGTACTACTACTAACTAGAGATTTACTATGATCACAATTTATTTGTTCGAGATTTAAGGTCCCATTATTTCCTAAGGTGCTAATTGAGCATTTATTGACATTCTCACTAAGATACTTGATGTCCTGGCTCGTACTCACTAATTCAACTCGAGGTGTGTTTTCTGAACTCATTTCGAAACTCTCATTGTTATATGAGAAGGGTGACACTTGATCACCGCTTCTTTTCCTCGAGATTCCCTCTTTAAGCCGATGTGGCAGCTTTTTAAGATCAATTTTAAATCGTGGTGGTAGGGTAGAAGACTCTGCAACGCATTCGTCTTCTTCGCCATTGTAGTAACGGAAACAGAGCAGTTGTTCACAATCtgtaatgaaataatcaatatcaatttattgattatcttttgaaaaataaaaagggaAAACAAATTTGTCAGTAACTCATTTTTACCTTCATAAGGCTGATTGGGCTCATCAAGCAGCCACATTATATGTCCAGTGTCGCATCCGGTCGCCGGCACGAGCCTGGCGATACCGGCTATGCTTGTGGTCTCTGAAAGCAGACgtggtaaaaattaaaaaccagcAGGCTCATAAATAATCAACAAACATAGAAACAATCTAAGCCCTTTATATAACATCCTTTGGAAactgtaaacattttaatgattatatataaaaaaaaaaaaaaacttaaacgaATCAAACAAAACGAAAACAGAACCCTCAAAACTCATTCGATGCCTGCGGGTACCagcattaaaaacaaaagcgAATGCAGGTGCAAAGAGCTGTAAgacagaataaaaacaaataacaaatgtcCCACGACCAAGACATGGCGAACGAGATGCGAACccttctttgttttttatctaCCAAAAATCAGTGCGTAGGTTGTGCAGTTTGGCGCTGGCGCATCACAAATTATGCGCCAGACTTAATCGCCGGATGCGGGAGACGCCCTCTTATTTAATGCGAAATAATCGAAGCCACCGAATTGCCAGTTAATTGGGGAAACATGGCTATAAATAAGACGAGGGCAAATTGATTCAGTAAGCAGAAGCCGCTACCGCCATCAGGCTATTATCATACGTTGATTGGACTGATAACTTCTTCCTATCGAAAAACCCACGAATGCACATGCGGGCGTGACCGAAGCATTCATATACAATTGTTTATGAGGAAAAAATCTCATATGAAAGCGATTTAcgaatcatataaatttttaatatggcaGTAGTGTGTACGGGATGCATAAAATATGGTCTGGGTTTGTTTCCGTTCTGGAATAATGATACTCACAGTCGAACCGAATGAACGTAATCATTGTctggtataattttattttttgttctggCTGTACGTAACGAGCCCTCATTTGtagataaacatataatatacgcGAActagagtatttttttaataacactcaTTTCCTCAGTCGTTAGCTCGTCACACATCACACAAGCTGGACGGACGGAACTTGAATCAGATTAGAGATATGTGATGTAGCAGGTGGTAcctaattgaatttaaagagAAGATTTATCATAAGAGGACGTCATGGATTCCATTCGGTTGTTATATGAATGAGTTACACGAAATTATCatgaatattgtaaaaatgtatgaattaaGTGTTGAGCGCGATGACGGCGGGGTGGTGACGACACGCCTGACACAGAAGCAGTCTATTTCCGGCGGTGACGCAACATCCGCACACTTCCGGACAAGGGATATAGGAGGAGATACAACTGTCGAGTCTCAGAAACAATATGCTGTCATTGGGggaaattataatagaaattcaaaatgtttgtAGAACAAAAAGTTTACATATTAAAGGGCTTAAGTTAAAGCGTATTCTTTGTTTCATTGAAGTAGTGTGTAATATGTTACAGAAAAAATTACGAACTATCACTtcattctataaatattatgctcttaaaatattaaaacgtctGACAATATTTAGCGGAAACATGTGTTAATCACGCAGCTTCCTCGAACATACGTAACGAACTTATTTTCGCTATTtgaatatctaaaaataaatttaaaaatgtataacaatcTGTTAGTTGTGTGAGATAGAGcagtcataataaaattaattgcgaCACTAGTACAATTACTATAGAACTAGATAACAGTAAATTAATGACTTATTTATTGTTCTAGATGATAATGGGAATGCTTTAGGGTTGCAATTACACCGTAGCGACAATCGAGCAATGCGTCACGGTGGTAGACGTAGAGCGGATGTTAATCGTTATACTAAACGCAAAATAAACACCATTTTCTTGTCCAACGCATACGAACACACAACTGCTtcagtatttattatgttacatgacaataatatcaatatcataCATACTGGAACAAAGAGATTTATATCAAGAGCttggtgataaaaaaatattacggaTCTACTacgcatttataattaaatttaataaaacttatttccgTTGcggcaaagtaaccgaaacttcaggagtatgttgttaaaatacaCCCGtagtaaaattgaaaaatattcgctttatttcaataaaaatcttagatctcattaaattattacggaAAAATTGCCGGTAAAGATAATTCTTTAAGCATGAAATCACAAAGCAAATATAAGTATACCTAAAGTATCTTCTACGATGAAGTTAATATGTCCTAATAACCAATACGTGCAACTAAATAGAGTCACGCTATCATAAATCGATTACCACAAAGTACCCCATCGCAGAACGTCATATTTATTGTCATCGGCACATCTGCCAAGACATCCACGAAACTAAGATATTCGAAACACTTAACTGTATCCGGCTCGGGATAGCATTTGGACGGCAGGAAATACAAGTTTAAAGGGGTCGAGTTGATGACAGACCCCCATTAGCGAAGTGACGATGTGACAGCTTCAGCAACTTGTTAAAATGATGACGTGGGACTTAATATTGTTACAGAAGAGACGTTCACACGGCTTAATGGTGACTGGTGTTAGTACCCTCGCCATACTCGATGACTGACATTCAACAAGTATGTAAATGAAACGGTATAGGAAAAAGTCCGACTCGAATGTACCTAAATTCGTGAGAGATCCAGTCGCATCTGtggaatacatttaattatcacGATGAACATTAAACTCGACATTTCCTGTCTTTCACTGTATTGtttccttaaaatttaaataggcaggtgagttttttttattcctaaatTCCTCTTCATTGATTCTCGACCATTAAGGACTGGTTGGATTTACGAGCGTGGACCACTTAAAATTCCACTATGGATACACAAATCTCACCggatataaaagttttaaacaaaacatttagcTTCTACGCATTCACTTGGACATAAAGATgtctttttataactatatttattctgtaccttgaaatttaaaatagctcAGAAAATATCTGAGGTTATTTCTCATGGAATTCACATccgaaataaatacaatatcaaacataaattaaCTGAAGTCAAAAAATGACGCACTTAGATAATAACAGCAAattatctgttttataaaaacaatttaattctaaGGTTAACCGTAACTATTTTTCCAgattaatatgttaatttattatgactcACTAATGACTCAATATCAGTGATAAGATACAGTCTTGGAGGATAATAGAATTTTGATGTGTAATAAAAAGCGTTTTGAGAacgaattttgaatataaacctTCTGTTCTTACTTAACCTTCCTCGGTTTCTCGGGTCATATTGACCCGAATCTGAAATGTTGAAAGTGTGAGTCTGAAATTGTTGCATTCTAAGaatatactaataatttataattttgttatacctCAATCATTGAGCGTGTTATAGCTGAAGGtaatttgagaaaaaatatttgtttacatgTGCATGCGGTTAGATTACATTATTTTCGTGAGACGGTCACTTTTATTTGATTCACTTATTGTTTGGACTTGACGTATTTCGTCAGTGTTTGAAATGGCTCGCAATTTGACTAATTCTATGATTTCGCAAATCCTAAACTACGATATAAATTCTGAAGATGAAATAATTAGTGAAACGGAGAATAGTTTGGATGAAAATCCTGCCGACAATTTTCAACTCAGTTTAGACAATGAAAGCCATAGCGACGGAACAATTAGCGATGAAGAGCCTCTTTCGAGATACGTTATCAATACCAGTACTAATGAGATCCAAGTGCTATCGAAAAATGGTGAGTTTGTATGGTCACGAACCCCATTTGAAGTCAGAGATCGTTTGAGTAGGGCAAACCTTATAAAACTTACACCAGGTATTACCAGGTATGCTTctattcacataaataaatttagaagttCTTTtggtttatttctaaataaacgtataaaatatataattttgaaacaaacaaatatagaaGGTTCTTCACGTTTCGGAAATAAAGAGCAAAAATGTAATTCTGTTGAGCACAAATCACAACAAAATAGAAGTACATGATTCCAAGCAGAAGAAACCAAAAATGATCATGGACTATAACTCAACGAAAGGTGCTGttgattttctatataaaatggtTTCGGCctatatttgtaaacaaatgaCTAGAAGGTGGACAATAgccatttttcataatatgattGATATATCATGTGTCATGTCATGACACCCACCCAGACTGAAAACAGAAGACAACCGTACAAAGACACTTGTTTCTAAAGAAATTAGGTATGGGATTGGTAAATAATCACATCGAGCGTAGGCAAACTCTTCCTCGGACTAATGCTTCAATGAAATTAACACAACGAATACAGTCAGATGTTACCAAAACAACGAATAATTCCACTACTCAGAGttctaataaatgaaaaaggtGTTGTGTATGTCCATCTTCAAAAGATGTAAAAACCTGAAAtgctgtaaaaaaatttaagaaatatatatcatgtCCGAAACATTCTGAAATTTTGCGCCTTCCGTGTTGCCAAGAAAATGagtaatatacttataatatagtCGTTTAATGTATTCTTATTTTGAtgtcataaatatgttttaaaaaataattagattttgtatttatttcaaaacaattactCCATATTTTTGACATCGGGTCAACATGACACGATGGCCTCAAGTGTACATTGTATTTGAAGAACCGAGGAAGGTTAATACAAAAGTTACATTTACGTACGGAACATGAAGGTCAAACTCTCATTattcattgaataatatatcaaaaaaacaaatatatatagcatatatcaacagttttatataatggCAGCCTTCAGGTTCGTATCCTGTGGAACGACTTTCCTTAAACAGTGTAAGATGAACGTTATCACCATGTAAGGACTCTGCTGTTACGGCGTGGAAATAACTCAAGCCATTATAAAGAGAAATCAGAAATCAATATAACGACACttggttattttaaagacaaaatattcACTAACTGATAGAtttggttaattttattatccttaaaaagaatataatatcaatatattacaaacaatataactttattatttacaacttcAAAACActccattattattttagtgaatgaaaataaactagTCTCAATCTGTGATGCTACGATCGGCGCCGGCGCATGTGGGCGGGCACGAGCGCGTTATATAACGGGGTGACCATTTAAACATAtcgatattatacaaaaaaaaaatgcgtcaaaaaaaatttatatacattcacagaactaagtaaaataaagataattaaaatatataataaaatagtgcTCATTGTAGTATGTGTAAAAAACATACACTGctcgaataaaaaatactgaatCCTAAACAAGTGGTCTCGTTtggaaacgaaaaaaaaatcgtgaCCTTTCGATGAGTTGTGACATGATGGTCGCTCTCTCAATTAGATTAAGCTTTAAATAGCTTGTAACTGTCATTTATCAGTGACCAAGCGTTCTTTGATAAATTCACTCAAGATGACGTTATCATGTTATTGCACCGAcacttttgtaattatttacgtcatcaaatatatatattattaaaatcaagagTTTTTGAACACTACTCGCTTCTGtaacgtataaaaatattttttaaactgccTGTCCTGCAAGATGTATTAGTTAACAGTTTCaaacattacaatatcaaAACATCAAGATATATTTAGTACAAGTTGTCTTGGAGTATTAAATATGACAAGTATGCTGAGACTCTTCATAGTATAGAGCACGTACGAACCATTGATCAATTGCTATGAAGTGGGGGTCCATTCATGCGCACGCGCAGAGCGACCTCGCAGCCATCTAGAGCGTATAATTTACGTATTTCAAATAGTTTAAGTATGACTAATTCATGTGTTAACTTAAcgattaatgttttaattttagtgtaaaatcaataaataggTCCAAGTCTCGCTGATAAGATGACCGATGACTTGAATTGAAAGTAAGAAAATCAGGAATGTTTTCCGGATTTCACATCCAGAATGTAATGCAGTCTTAATAGCAATGTTAagcaatgttaaattttatttgagatgCAAAGATCAAGACAGTCTATTTGTAGCGCAGTGAACAAAACTCcgataatttttctttaaagtttACAATACTAAGATCAcatttatgtatgtgttttggtgacaaataattttccacCTACTAATACACTCATACCAAGAACAGTATGGCACTATTTTGTAATAGAACAAACAGATCTGCCCAATGAATTAGGCAAGTACTAATATTTGCGTACTCCTACATCCGCCAACCTGTCACATGCCGCCCTAACTAAACAAGTGACTTGCACCCAAGGACGGTTATATCGATTGATATTAACCATCCAAATTTGCTACACGCAATTTCAACcagttcatataaaaaattaaaaaacgtaTATGAAACATTCATACAGTAAAACAGAGGTTTGcagaaatatcttaattttttggccaataaaaataaactaaaccacaaaaaagttgttattttttttatatctaaagaaATTTGCTAAACAAGTTTCAGACATTACATTCTATAAAGCCGGTACTCAATAATTCTATTAGTATAATAAAGCCCACATAGTTGAATTCCACTCTTGTCGAGTATATGAAATGTTCCGCTTTATGCAATGAACGGTGCAAAATGCAATTATCCCCATTAGCATCAACCATCGCTTGACGTCCATTGGGTTATGCGCGAGTTACTTGCGAAATGCCAAGGATATTATCAACAATGGAAAGTGCAACTGCATATAAAATGTGAGAACCAAATGTATTGTTTAGATGTTGTGAAAATCATTTACATCATAAGAAGACAACCGAACATAATGACAATGTTACTTAAAAGCTTca encodes:
- the LOC116767338 gene encoding uncharacterized protein LOC116767338 isoform X1 yields the protein MSEEHDGDVVDSERILDKECQTCDVTCDEGSANNSATSKESETSEVEEKGDLSEKGNEPRGSIIWTDEKTHLRVSWNLKEGTATDKDYVALCYTETTSIAGIARLVPATGCDTGHIMWLLDEPNQPYEDCEQLLCFRYYNGEEDECVAESSTLPPRFKIDLKKLPHRLKEGISRKRSGDQVSPFSYNNESFEMSSENTPRVELVSTSQDIKYLSENVNKCSISTLGNNGTLNLEQINCDHSKSLVSSSTESPSECPNILDCKPTSSGVKKKCPPPVDTGGGQVLNGVKKKTNMNIGLESPTSPDGTEYYKLWSPQNPCKIMKFVYDVEGANVPNDAQKSPVPPLPPRQSHKPLERMHALPPIVQRHRKPKKLTKPEDAFTFELIDTDEQFFTDNNIANSAALHGDINDFKPGEFYSGVQAPISSTTTFLRGCQNVAPLATPETEGSLCDSTISSIKLSKFVEDKKSVDVPDSTQNVGKSNIVFIKDIGPDNYITTTFARKEKNVEGDFHLTPNHAKSDEKAQHTFLNEICNRVDFEDDNRHQVEEKEISVVKGHKPLTRQNSGRATPTMMTAFLNSSHIDGSSREGEQEIHTAPSSCNSSPSSSPIEEGGKTIPNVGTLLMNRKYSCDSSTPKHSSLPRHLLKNLGCENNTKHSPHKSVPSKDVPDSPMRPHPRVLSRVAALANTTVPQCPPTPTHHARRTRPLPPPDLHPPPIQNCENFEMVEFTNELRTSEIRSPNLEFVNSNHFTIVHAGPPDDVVLRRPQAVDDTDDNENAVASPTPLRHMAGIRLPSIPERASRQMALTGDFPANMIGGIIECEEPLPPGWEARMDSHGRVFYIDHINRTTTWQRPAANGAARSPEPEVQRRQLDRRYQSIRRTLTRAPPEEEEPPAGTSNAPAAPHAPHPAAEFLARPDFYSILHMNLEASSLYNCNSTLKHMISKIRRDTSSFERYQHNRDLVALVNMFSETDRELPLGWDSKLDRNGKRFFVDHVMRRTTFVDPRLPRAPTAGPFSPLLPPRRRPIMTDQAPTPPPRPPISTADSYLQNSQQEIPIAYNDKVVAFLRQPNILSILKERCSGCGTALRDKVNAVRVEGASALARYQNDVQLTCLLSLFEQEIMSYVPASGAPEPSPVASPAAARSTRAPAPQRRDFEAKLRAFYRKLESKGYGQGPGKLKLHIRREHLLEDAFRRIMSCSKKELQKGKLCVLWEGEEGLDYGGPSREFFFLLSRELFNPYYGLFEYSANDTYTVHVSPMSAFVDNHHEWFRFSGRVLGLALVHGYLLEAWFTRALYRALLRLPPALEDVDALDAQFAASLRWLQSARCVSSLELTFAVSERLADGRVLERELRPGGRELAVTERNKKDYLERLVRWRVQRGVADQTEWLVRGFHEVVDPRLVAAFDARELELVIAGAPELDVADWRTHTEYRGGYHDHHPVILAFWQAIDRFTNEQRLRLVQFVTGTSSIPYEGFSALRGSTGPRRFCIERWGRTESLPRAHTCFNRLDLPPYPTLQLLHEKLLLAVEETNTFGIE